Proteins from a genomic interval of Trifolium pratense cultivar HEN17-A07 linkage group LG6, ARS_RC_1.1, whole genome shotgun sequence:
- the LOC123889815 gene encoding pyruvate decarboxylase 2, protein MDTMLGSLDSNKSTSNDVVSCTKPNSTSPIQPSIPSTTLSSSDATLGRHLARRLVQIGVTDVFSVPGDFNLTLLDHLIAEPELNLIGCCNELNAGYAADGYARSRGVGACVVTFTVGGLSVINAIAGAYSENLPLICIVGGPNSNDYGTNRILHHTIGIPDFSQELRCFQTVTCFQAVVNNLEDAHELIDTAISTALKESKPVYISIGCNLPAIPHPTFSRDPVPFSLAPKLSNQMGLEAAVEAAADFLNKAVKPVLVGGPKLRVAKASDAFVELADVSGYALAVMPSAKGMVPEHHPHFIGTYWGAVSTAFCAEIVESADAYLFAGPIFNDYSSVGYSLLLKKEKAIIVQPDRVVVANGPAFGCILMKDFLKALAKRLKHNNAAYENYHRIFVPDGKPLKSAPKEPLRVNVMFQHIQQMLSSETAVIAETGDSWFNCQKLKLPEGCGYEFQMQYGSIGWSVGATLGYAQAVPEKRVIACIGDGSFQVTAQDVSTMLRCGQKTIIFLINNGGYTIEVEIHDGPYNVIKNWNYTGLIDAIHNGEGKCWTTKVFCEEELVEAIATATGPKKDSLCFIEVIVHKDDTSKELLEWGSRVSAANSRPPNPQ, encoded by the exons ATGGACACAATGTTAGGATCTTTAGACTCAAACAAATCAACAAGCAACGACGTCGTTTCATGCACAAAACCAAACAGCACATCCCCGATCCAACCGTCAATTCCATCAACAACTCTCTCATCATCCGACGCTACTCTTGGCCGTCACTTAGCACGGAGACTAGTTCAAATCGGTGTCACCGACGTCTTCTCCGTTCCCGGTGACTTCAACCTTACACTTCTCGACCATCTCATAGCTGAACCGGAACTTAACTTAATCGGTTGCTGTAACGAGCTTAACGCTGGGTACGCTGCTGACGGTTACGCTCGATCACGTGGCGTCGGAGCTTGTGTTGTTACTTTCACTGTTGGTGGATTGAGTGTTATTAATGCTATTGCTGGTGCTTATAGTGAGAATTTACCGCTTATTTGTATCGTTGGTGGACCTAATTCCAATGATTATGGAACTAACAGAATTCTTCATCATACTATTGGGATACCTGATTTTAGCCAAGAATTGAGGTGTTTTCAAACTGTTACTTGCTTTCAG GCTGTGGTGAATAACTTGGAAGATGCACATGAGTTGATTGATACAGCAATCTCAACTGCACTGAAAGAGAGCAAGCCTGTTTATATAAGCATTGGATGTAACTTGCCTGCTATTCCTCACCCTACTTTCAGTCGTGATCCTGTCCCTTTTTCACTTGCTCCCAa ATTGTCTAACCAAATGGGGTTGGAAGCAGCAGTTGAGGCAGCAGCAGATTTTCTTAACAAAGCAGTGAAACCTGTACTAGTTGGTGGTCCTAAATTGAGGGTAGCAAAAGCATCTGATGCCTTTGTTGAACTGGCTGATGTGAGTGGTTATGCACTTGCTGTGATGCCATCAGCTAAAGGGATGGTTCCGGAGCATCATCCCCATTTCATTGGAACTTATTGGGGTGCTGTGAGTACTGCATTCTGCGCGGAGATTGTGGAATCTGCTGATGCATACTTGTTTGCTGGTCCCATTTTTAATGACTACAGTTCTGTTGGGTATTCACTTCTTCTCAAGAAAGAGAAGGCGATTATCGTGCAGCCCGACCGGGTTGTGGTTGCTAATGGACCTGCATTTGGATGTATTTTGATGAAGGATTTCCTCAAGGCACTTGCAAAGCGTCTCAAACACAACAATGCTGCTTATGAAAATTACCATAGGATATTTGTTCCAGATGGAAAACCTTTGAAGTCTGCACCAAAAGAACCTTTGAGAGTTAATGTTATGTTCCAGCATATACAACAGATGCTGTCCAGTGAAACAGCTGTGATTGCGGAGACAGGGGACTCATGGTTTAACTGCCAAAAGTTGAAATTGCCTGAGGGATGTGG GTATGAGTTTCAAATGCAATATGGCTCAATTGGATGGTCTGTTGGTGCAACTCTTGGCTATGCACAAGCGGTTCCCGAGAAGCGAGTGATTGCTTGCATTGGTGATGGAAGCTTTCAG GTAACTGCACAGGATGTGTCAACAATGCTGCGATGTGGTCAGAAAACCATCATCTTCCTGATAAACAATGGTGGATACACCATTGAGGTTGAAATTCATGATGGACCATACAATGTTATCAAGAACTGGAATTACACTGGATTGATCGATGCAATTCACAACGGTGAAGGAAAATGTTGGACTACCAAG GTATTCTGTGAGGAGGAGCTAGTGGAAGCAATTGCCACAGCAACAGGACCAAAGAAAGACAGCTTATGTTTCATTGAAGTGATTGTTCACAAGGATGACACTAGCAAAGAGTTGCTTGAGTGGGGTTCCAGGGTCTCTGCTGCCAATAGTCGTCCCCCAAATCCTCAGTAA
- the LOC123892481 gene encoding subtilisin-like protease SBT3: MDLKFLFSTLLITPFFLITFHSNAETSTYIIHMNKSLFPQIFMTHNDWFKSTIHSLKSKTLLDDPDQHAQKKLLYTYDNAMYGFSALLTSNELETLKNIDGFVAAYQDRTATIDTTHTFEFLSLDTPNGLWHASNFGDDIVVGVIDSGVWPESQSFKDDGMTKKIPNKWKGTCQIGQEFNASMCNFKLIGARYFNKGVIASNPNVTISMNSARDNIGHGTHTSSTVAGNYVNGASYFGYAKGIARGIAPKAKIAMYKVIWQEGRFASDVLAGMDQAIIDGVDVISISMGFDDTPLFEDPIAIASFAAMEKGIVVSSSAGNAGPQLGTLHNGIPWLITAAAGTIDRTFGTLVLGNGQNIIGWTLFPANAIVENLPLVYNNTVSSCNSVELLSQLSKQVIILCDESMSNSNTNSVFEQIRVVAATSMFGAVFISDNPGLIDTRLLYSPSIVIKPQDAEYVINYAKSIKNPTASIKFQQTFVGTKPAPAAAHYSSRGPSHYFPWILKPDIMAPGSRVLAAYIPTRPSARIGTNVYLSSDYTFMSGTSMSCPHVSGVVALLKSAHPQWSVAAIRSSLITTASPLDNTQYPIRDNGYPSQYASPLAIGAGEIDPNRAMNPGLIYDATPQDYVNFLCGLNFTKNQILTITRSNSYDCENPSLDLNYPSFIALYSNKTRSMVHKFKRTVTNVGDGAATYRAKLTYPKGSVVKVSPDILNFSYINEKRSYYINIKYVMYKNENVSFGDLVWIEDGGTHTVRSPIVIAPSGII, from the exons atggaccttaaatttttgttttcaactcTCCTCATTACTCCTTTTTTTCTGATAACCTTTCATAGCAATGCTGAGACTTCCACATATATAATTCATATGAACAAATCCTTATTTCCTCAAATTTTCATGACTCATAATGATTGGTTCAAATCCACCATTCATTCCTTAAAATCAAAAACACTACTTGATGATCCTGATCAACATGCACAGAAGAAACTATTGTACACCTATGATAATGCCATGTATGGATTTAGTGCATTGTTAACTTCAAATGAGTTAGAAACTCTTAAGAACATTGATGGCTTTGTTGCAGCATATCAAGATAGAACAGCTACAATTGACACAACTCACACCTTTGAATTTCTCTCCCTAGATACTCCAAATGGACTATGGCATGCTTCAAATTTCGGAGATGATATCGTTGTTGGTGTTATTGATTCCGGTGTGTGGCCTGAGAGTCAAAGCTTTAAAGATGATGGAATGACAAAGAAAATTCCAAACAAATGGAAAGGAACCTGTCAAATTGGTCAAGAATTCAATGCTTCAATGTGTAACTTCAAATTGATTGGAGCTAGATATTTCAACAAAGGTGTTATTGCTTCAAATCCAAATGTTACTATTAGCATGAATTCAGCTAGAGACAATATAGGACATGGAACTCACACATCATCAACTGTTGCAG GTAACTATGTTAACGGCGCTTCTTATTTTGGTTATGCAAAAGGAATAGCAAGAGGCATTGCACCAAAAGCTAAAATTGCTATGTACAAAGTAATTTGGCAAGAGGGCCGTTTCGCCTCGGATGTTTTGGCTGGAATGGACCAAGCAATTATTGATGGTGTTGATgtgatttcaatttcaatggGATTTGATGATACTCCACTTTTTGAAGATCCTATAGCAATAGCTTCATTTGCAGCTATGGAAAAAGGGATTGTTGTTTCATCTTCAGCAGGTAATGCAGGACCTCAACTTGGAACCTTGCACAATGGTATCCCCTGGCTCATTACAGCAGCTGCAGGCACAATTGATAGAACCTTTGGTACTCTTGTTTTGGGAAATGGTCAAAACATTATTGGTTGGACTTTGTTTCCAGCAAATGCTATAGTTGAAAATCTTCCACTTGTTTACAATAACACTGTCTCTTCATGCAATTCAGTGGAGCTTTTATCTCAACTTAGCAAACAAGTCATCATTCTTTGTGATGAATCAATGTCAAACTCAAACACAAACTCGGTGTTTGAACAAATCAGAGTTGTGGCAGCAACAAGTATGTTCGGGGCAGTTTTTATCTCTGATAATCCTGGTTTAATTGACACAAGATTACTTTACTCACCAAGTATTGTAATCAAGCCGCAAGATGCAGAATATGTGATCAACTATGCGAAAAGCATTAAGAATCCAACAGCCAGCATTAAATTTCAACAAACATTTGTTGGAACAAAGCCAGCACCAGCTGCAGCACATTACTCATCAAGAGGTCCTTCACATTACTTTCCATGGATTTTGAAACCCGACATAATGGCGCCTGGCTCTAGAGTTCTTGCAGCTTATATTCCTACTAGACCATCAGCTAGAATCGGCACAAATGTGTACTTATCAAGTGACTACACTTTCATGTCAGGAACATCTATGTCTTGTCCTCATGTTTCCGGTGTTGTTGCTCTTCTGAAATCAGCACATCCACAATGGAGTGTTGCGGCTATAAGATCGTCATTAATAACCACAGCTAGTCCTTTAGATAATACACAATATCCTATAAGGGATAATGGTTATCCTTCTCAATATGCTTCGCCTCTTGCTATTGGCGCCGGTGAAATTGATCCAAATAGAGCCATGAATCCAGGTTTGATATATGATGCTACACCACAAGACTATGTTAATTTTCTTTGTGGTTTGAACTTCACAAAGAACCAAATTTTAACAATTACAAGATCAAATTCTTATGATTGTGAAAACCCTTCTTTGGATCTTAATTACCCTTCATTTATAGCATTATATAGCAACAAAACAAGATCAATGGTTCACAAGTTTAAGAGGACTGTTACTAATGTTGGTGATGGTGCTGCTACATATAGAGCTAAATTGACATATCCAAAGGGTTCTGTGGTGAAAGTGTCACCTGATATATTAAATTTCAgttatataaatgagaaacgaAGTTACTACATTAATATAAAGTATGTTATGtacaagaatgaaaatgttTCATTTGGAGATCTTGTTTGGATTGAAGATGGTGGAACACACACGGTTAGAAGTCCTATTGTAATAGCACCTAGTGGAATTATATAA
- the LOC123893061 gene encoding dnaJ protein ERDJ3A-like has product MNRSAATLFIIVATLCFVLEFETKTIDPYKVLGVDKTASQREIQKAFHKLSLQYHPDKNKAKGAQEKFAQINNAYEILSDEQKRKNYDLYGDEKGNPGFEAGHPGGSGFNFRPGEQWSSGGQGGSKSFSFSFGGGSGDSNSFGFGLDDLLGNFFGDFGSSFRSQSGPKSSPKSFKAINSNIYKKEIVDEGMTWLLLSYTPSLRGVQQFESTIGEVSSTLQGALKVGSINCEKEVSLCKELGIYPRKAPRIFVYSYKENEKGSLVEYGGNLAVKDLKAFCQQHLPGFSKRIDLNQLDQFSTTGKLPRVLLLSSKKNTPVIWRVLSGLYRKRITFGDVEVHDSDLRVEKLGVDALPAIVGWLPNGEKSILKTGVSVKDVKSGVQDLSNILDSFEKVSKKETSSQSKKAQTDSEDGYIQLLSRSNFEDLCGAKTPVCIIGAFRSLKAREELEYILSLVSHMSLSRKPNGGGSSRDSISYALLDSAQQQSFLNAFDKMGYKSSDKLLIAYKPRKGKFAVFMGDMRIEKVENFIGSVLSGDIPFRETHKKPVLK; this is encoded by the exons ATGAACCGTTCAGCCGCCACGTTGTTCATCATCGTCGCTACGTTGTGTTTCGTTTTAGAATTCGAAACCAAAACAATCGACCCCTATAAG GTTCTTGGGGTTGATAAAACTGCAAGTCAACGAGAAATTCAGAAGGCTTTTCACAA ACTCTCTCTTCAATATCACCCTGACAAGAACAAGGCCAAAGGTGCACAAGAGAAGTTTGCTCAGATAAATAATG CGTACGAGATTTTATCTGATGAACAAAAGAGGAAGAATTATGACTTATATGGAGATGAGAAAGGAAATCCTGGATTTGAAGCTGGCCACCCTGGAGGTAGCGGCTTTAACTTCAGACCAGGCGAACAATGGAGTAGCGGTGGCCAGGGAGGCTCTAAGTCATTCTCCTTTTCCTTTGGCGGCGGCTCTGGTGATTCAAATTCTTTTGGATTTGGTTTGGATGATCTTCTTGGCAACTTTTTTGGTGATTTTGGCAGTTCATTTAGGTCTCAATCTGGGCCCAAGAGTTCCCCCAAAAGTTTTAAAGCCATAAATTCAAATATCTACAAGAAAGAAATTGTTGATGAAGGAATGACTTGGCTTTTGTTATCTTATACACCCTCATTGAGGGGCGTCCAACAGTTTGAGTCCACTATAGGGGAGGTTTCCAGTACATTGCAAGGAGCTTTGaag GTTGGAAGCATAAACTGTGAAAAGGAAGTCTCATTATGTAAGGAGCTTGGTATATATCCTCGCAAAGCTCCAAGGATTTTTGTCTATTCTTACAAGGAGAATGAAAAGGGTTCTCTGGTGGAGTACGGTGGTAACTTGGCTGTTAAGGATTTGAAGGCTTTCTGTCAACAACACTTGCCAGGATTTTCAAAACGGATTGACTTGAATCAACTTGATCAATTTAGCACTACTGGAAAGTTGCCTAGGGTGCTGCTTCTCTCTTCCAAAAAGAACACTCCTGTAATTTGGCGTGTTCTTAGTGGCTTGTATCGTAAACGCATTACTTTCGGTGATGTAGAG GTTCATGATTCTGATTTGAGAGTGGAAAAACTAGGAGTTGATGCACTTCCAGCTATTGTAGGTTGGCTACCTAATGGAGAAAAGAGTATTCTGAAAACAGGGGTTTCTGTGAAAGATGTAAAATCTGGTGTACAAGATCTTAGTAACATACTTGATAGTTTTGAGAAAGTAAGTAAAAAGGAAACATCAAGTCAGTCCAAGAAAGCACAAACTGATTCAGAAGACGGATACATTCAGTTGCTTTCTCGGTCAAACTTCGAGGATCTCTGTGGGGCAAAAACTCCAGTTTGCATAATTGGTGCCTTTAGATCTTTGAAAGCAAGGGAAGAGCTAGAATATATTCTCTCTTTG GTCTCACATATGTCATTGTCAAGAAAACCAAATGGAGGCGGCAGCTCTAGGGACTCCATTTCCTATGCTCTCTTAGACTCTGCACAGCAACAATCCTTTCTAAACGCATTTGACAAAATGGGTTATAAATCATCAGATAAGTTGTTGATTGCCTACAAACCTCGGAAAGGGAAATTCGCTGTATTTATGGGTGATATGAGAATAGAGAAGGTAGAGAATTTTATCGGCTCCGTTCTAAGCGGAGATATACCCTTTAGGGAAACACATAAGAAGCCTGTACTAAAATAG